The following proteins come from a genomic window of Melospiza georgiana isolate bMelGeo1 chromosome 3, bMelGeo1.pri, whole genome shotgun sequence:
- the POLH gene encoding DNA polymerase eta isoform X1, producing the protein MSRGRERVVALVDMDCFFMQVEQRLDPQLRGRPCAVVQYTEWQGGGIIAVSYEARAFGVSRGMWASEARALCPELALARVPQARGKADLTRYREASAEVMQVLSRFAAIERASIDEAYLDLTGSARHRLRELRGRPLAATVLPSTFVQGLPAVPGPEPGGKGPLRADPRGKEELRQRGLDEWLASLSFDNPDCPDLLLTMGAVIVEEIRVAVEEATGFRCSAGISHNKTLAKLACGLNKPNRQTLVSARFVPQLFSQLPVSSIRNLGGKLGTAITDILGVEYIGELTKFSETELQTHFGDKTGSWLYDLCRGIEEEPVKNRYLPQSIGCSKNFPGKSALATQKAVQHWLLQLALELESRLNKDRSQNHRVARQLMVVIRQQGDTRVSRLCALSRYDAQKMCNDAFTLIQTCNAAGAHQAAWSPPLISVQLSASKFSEPVTLSTGITTFLTGDAQPDGTATTSQNSTSCGRAGVKFFRSPSKELRQKPASAIESFFQKAAERQLAQAVAAPSLPTAATAEPAVPSSPEHQERAAVGLPVGLASVQSDLESPVKQDPSDASPTSLYKRLCREKLPSDATQTPSTPPSSRTLLKFQPAVEGNEQNLPPSPELALLPPASPGDQQRCEKCGQLVLMWEFPEHMDYHFALELQSSFLEPSPPMAPEAAPNTKAVASRSPAKAKNKPKTPAGSSTKRPKEGVTRTLDFFFKPLPP; encoded by the exons ATGTCTCGGGGCCGGGAGCGCGTGGTGGCCCTGGTAGACATGGACTGCTTCTTCATGCAGGTGGAGCAGCGCCTCGACCCGCAGCTGCGCGGCCGCCCTTGCGCCGTGGTGCAGTACACCGAGTGGCAGGGCGGCGG GATCATCGCGGTGAGCTACGAGGCGCGCGCCTTCGGCGTGTCCCGCGGGATGTGGGCGTCGGAGGCGCGGGCGCTGTGCCCCGAGCTGGCGCTGGCCCGGGTGCCGCAGGCGCGGGGCAAGGCGGACCTCACACG GTACCGGGAGGCCAGCGCGGAGGTGATGCAGGTGCTGTCGCGCTTCGCCGCCATCGAGCGCGCGAGCATCGACGAGGCGTACCTGGACCTGACGGGCAGCGCGCGGCACCGGCTGCGCGAGCTGCGcgggcgccccctggcggccaCGGTGCTGCCCAGCACCTTCGTGCAGGGGCTGCCCGCAgtgcccggccccgagcccGGCGGGAAGGGCCCGCTCCGAGCTGATCCCCGCGGGAAGG AGGAGCTGCGGCAGCGTGGTTTGGACGAGTGGCTGGCGTCGCTGTCTTTCGATAACCCAGACTGTCCTGACCTGCTGCTGACCATGGGCGCAGTAATTGTGGAAGAAATTAGGGTGGCAGTGGAAGAAGCTACCGGATTCAGGTGTTCAGCTGGCATCTCGCACAACAAG ACCCTGGCAAAGCTGGCCTGTGGGTTGAACAAGCCCAACCGGCAGACGCTGGTGTCTGCACGCTTCGTGCCGCAGCTCTTCAGCCAGCTGCCCGTCAGCAGCAT CCGTAACCTGGGAGGCAAGCTTGGCACTGCTATCACAGACATCCTGGGAGTGGAATACATTGGGGAGCTGACAAAGTTCAGTGAGACTGAGCTCCAGACACATTTTGGAGACAAAACCGG GTCTTGGCTCTATGACTTGTGCAGAGGAATTGAAGAGGAACCTGTCAAAAACCGGTACCTTCCCCAGTCTATTGGCTGCAGCAAGAATTTCCCTGGGAAGTCAGCCCTGGCCACACAGAAGGCG GTGCAGcactggctcctgcagctggccTTGGAGCTGGAGTCCAGACTGAACAAGGACAGGAGCCAG AACCACCGCGTGGCCCGGCAGCTGATGGTGGTGATCCGGCAGCAAGGGGACACCCGCGTGTCACGTCTGTGTGCCCTGTCCCGCTATGACGCGCAGAAAATGTGCAACGACGCCTTCACCCTCATCCAAACCTGCAATGCGGCTGGGGCTCACCAGGCAGCGTG GTCTCCACCACTGATTTCAGTGCAACTCTCAGCAAGCAAGTTCTCGGAGCCTGTCACCCTCTCTACAGGCATTACCACCTTCCTGACAGGTGATGCACAGCCtgatggcactgccaccaccagCCAAAACTCCACGTCTTGTGGGAGGGCTGGGGTCAAGTTTTTTAGGAGCCCGAGCAAAGAGCTTCGTCAGAAACCAGCTAGTGCTATTGAGTCCTTCTTccaaaaggcagcagagaggcagctggcacaggcagtggcagcacccagcctgcccactgctgccactgcagagccagctgtgcccagctccccagagcACCAGGAGAGAGCTGCTGTTGGCTTGCCTGTTGGACTTGCCTCTGTACAGAGTGACCTGGAGTCCCCTGTGAAGCAGGATCCCAGCGATGCCAGCCCTACTTCTCTGTACAAGAGGCTTTGCCGGGAGAAGTTGCCATCAGATGCCACACAAACACCCTCAACTCCACCCAGCTCCAGGACCCTTCTGAAATTCCAGCCAGCTGTGGAGGGAAATGAGCAGAATTTGCCACCCTCTCCTGAGCTcgccctgctgcctcctgcctctCCAGGGGACCAGCAGCGCTGTGAGAAGTGTGGCCAGCTCGTGCTGATGTGGGAATTCCCTGAGCACATGGACTACCACTTTGCTCTGGAGCTGCAAAGCTCTTTCCTGGAGCCCAGCCCTCCCATGGCTCCAGAAGCAGCTCCCAATACAAAGGCTGTGGCTTCCAGATCTCCTGCTAAGGCAAAGAACAAGCCCAAGACTCCAGCAGGATCTAGTACAAAACGACCCAAAGAAGGTGTGACAAGAACTTTagattttttctttaagccCTTACCTCCTTAA
- the POLH gene encoding DNA polymerase eta isoform X2, with product MWASEARALCPELALARVPQARGKADLTRYREASAEVMQVLSRFAAIERASIDEAYLDLTGSARHRLRELRGRPLAATVLPSTFVQGLPAVPGPEPGGKGPLRADPRGKEELRQRGLDEWLASLSFDNPDCPDLLLTMGAVIVEEIRVAVEEATGFRCSAGISHNKTLAKLACGLNKPNRQTLVSARFVPQLFSQLPVSSIRNLGGKLGTAITDILGVEYIGELTKFSETELQTHFGDKTGSWLYDLCRGIEEEPVKNRYLPQSIGCSKNFPGKSALATQKAVQHWLLQLALELESRLNKDRSQNHRVARQLMVVIRQQGDTRVSRLCALSRYDAQKMCNDAFTLIQTCNAAGAHQAAWSPPLISVQLSASKFSEPVTLSTGITTFLTGDAQPDGTATTSQNSTSCGRAGVKFFRSPSKELRQKPASAIESFFQKAAERQLAQAVAAPSLPTAATAEPAVPSSPEHQERAAVGLPVGLASVQSDLESPVKQDPSDASPTSLYKRLCREKLPSDATQTPSTPPSSRTLLKFQPAVEGNEQNLPPSPELALLPPASPGDQQRCEKCGQLVLMWEFPEHMDYHFALELQSSFLEPSPPMAPEAAPNTKAVASRSPAKAKNKPKTPAGSSTKRPKEGVTRTLDFFFKPLPP from the exons ATGTGGGCGTCGGAGGCGCGGGCGCTGTGCCCCGAGCTGGCGCTGGCCCGGGTGCCGCAGGCGCGGGGCAAGGCGGACCTCACACG GTACCGGGAGGCCAGCGCGGAGGTGATGCAGGTGCTGTCGCGCTTCGCCGCCATCGAGCGCGCGAGCATCGACGAGGCGTACCTGGACCTGACGGGCAGCGCGCGGCACCGGCTGCGCGAGCTGCGcgggcgccccctggcggccaCGGTGCTGCCCAGCACCTTCGTGCAGGGGCTGCCCGCAgtgcccggccccgagcccGGCGGGAAGGGCCCGCTCCGAGCTGATCCCCGCGGGAAGG AGGAGCTGCGGCAGCGTGGTTTGGACGAGTGGCTGGCGTCGCTGTCTTTCGATAACCCAGACTGTCCTGACCTGCTGCTGACCATGGGCGCAGTAATTGTGGAAGAAATTAGGGTGGCAGTGGAAGAAGCTACCGGATTCAGGTGTTCAGCTGGCATCTCGCACAACAAG ACCCTGGCAAAGCTGGCCTGTGGGTTGAACAAGCCCAACCGGCAGACGCTGGTGTCTGCACGCTTCGTGCCGCAGCTCTTCAGCCAGCTGCCCGTCAGCAGCAT CCGTAACCTGGGAGGCAAGCTTGGCACTGCTATCACAGACATCCTGGGAGTGGAATACATTGGGGAGCTGACAAAGTTCAGTGAGACTGAGCTCCAGACACATTTTGGAGACAAAACCGG GTCTTGGCTCTATGACTTGTGCAGAGGAATTGAAGAGGAACCTGTCAAAAACCGGTACCTTCCCCAGTCTATTGGCTGCAGCAAGAATTTCCCTGGGAAGTCAGCCCTGGCCACACAGAAGGCG GTGCAGcactggctcctgcagctggccTTGGAGCTGGAGTCCAGACTGAACAAGGACAGGAGCCAG AACCACCGCGTGGCCCGGCAGCTGATGGTGGTGATCCGGCAGCAAGGGGACACCCGCGTGTCACGTCTGTGTGCCCTGTCCCGCTATGACGCGCAGAAAATGTGCAACGACGCCTTCACCCTCATCCAAACCTGCAATGCGGCTGGGGCTCACCAGGCAGCGTG GTCTCCACCACTGATTTCAGTGCAACTCTCAGCAAGCAAGTTCTCGGAGCCTGTCACCCTCTCTACAGGCATTACCACCTTCCTGACAGGTGATGCACAGCCtgatggcactgccaccaccagCCAAAACTCCACGTCTTGTGGGAGGGCTGGGGTCAAGTTTTTTAGGAGCCCGAGCAAAGAGCTTCGTCAGAAACCAGCTAGTGCTATTGAGTCCTTCTTccaaaaggcagcagagaggcagctggcacaggcagtggcagcacccagcctgcccactgctgccactgcagagccagctgtgcccagctccccagagcACCAGGAGAGAGCTGCTGTTGGCTTGCCTGTTGGACTTGCCTCTGTACAGAGTGACCTGGAGTCCCCTGTGAAGCAGGATCCCAGCGATGCCAGCCCTACTTCTCTGTACAAGAGGCTTTGCCGGGAGAAGTTGCCATCAGATGCCACACAAACACCCTCAACTCCACCCAGCTCCAGGACCCTTCTGAAATTCCAGCCAGCTGTGGAGGGAAATGAGCAGAATTTGCCACCCTCTCCTGAGCTcgccctgctgcctcctgcctctCCAGGGGACCAGCAGCGCTGTGAGAAGTGTGGCCAGCTCGTGCTGATGTGGGAATTCCCTGAGCACATGGACTACCACTTTGCTCTGGAGCTGCAAAGCTCTTTCCTGGAGCCCAGCCCTCCCATGGCTCCAGAAGCAGCTCCCAATACAAAGGCTGTGGCTTCCAGATCTCCTGCTAAGGCAAAGAACAAGCCCAAGACTCCAGCAGGATCTAGTACAAAACGACCCAAAGAAGGTGTGACAAGAACTTTagattttttctttaagccCTTACCTCCTTAA
- the GTPBP2 gene encoding GTP-binding protein 2 has translation MDSRVSELFGGCCRPAGGGASAALRGRGGAAPGGGGGSKTKKKNGRSRGGKANNPPYLPPEAEDGNIEYKLKLVNPSQYRFEHLVTQMKWRLQEGRGEAVYQIGVEDNGLLVGLSEEEMRASLKTLRRMAEKVGADITVLREREVDYDSDVPRKITEVLVRKVPDNQQFLDLRVAVLGNVDSGKSTLLGVLTQGELDNGRGRARLNLFRHLHEIQSGRTSSISFEILGFNSKGEVVNYSDSRTAEEICESSSKMITFIDLAGHHKYLKTTIFGLTSYCPDFAMLVVSANTGIAGTTREHLGLAMALKVPFFIVISKVDLCSKATVERTVKQLERILKQPGCNKLPLLVNSDDDAVTAAQQFAQSPNITPIFTLSSVSGENLDLLKVFLNILPPLTNSKEQEELMQQHTEFQVDEIYTVPEVGTVVGGTLSSGICREGENLVVGPTDDGKFLRLKVCSIQRNRSACRVLRAGQAATLALGPFDRSLLRKGMVMVSPEMNPTICSVFEAEIVLLFHATTFRKGFQVTVHVGNVRQTAIVEKIHGKDKLRTGEKAVVCFRFIKHPEYLKIGAKLLFREGVTKGIGHVTNLQAITTKENSLEESLGPGQLSF, from the exons ATGGACTCGCGGGTGTCAGAGCTGTTCGGGGGCTGCTGTCGaccggcgggcggcggggcaaGCGCAGCCCTGCGCGGACGCGGGGGGGCCGCGcctggcggcggcggcggctcgaAGACGAAGAAGAAGAACGGGCGGAGCCGCGGAGGGAAGGCCAACAACCCCCCGTACCTGCCGCCCGAG GCAGAAGATGGAAACATCGAGTACAAG CTGAAGCTGGTGAACCCCTCTCAGTACCGCTTTGAGCACCTGGTGACGCAGATGAAGTGGCGGCTGCAGGAGGGCCGAGGGGAGGCCGTCTATCAGATCGGCGTGGAGGACAACGGGCTGCTGGTGGGCCTCTCGGAGGAGGAGATGCGCGCCTCGCTCAAGACGCTGCGCCGCATGGCAGAGAA GGTTGGGGCTGACATTACGGTGCTGCGGGAGAGGGAGGTCGATTACGACAGCGATGTTCCAAGGAAGATAACGGAGGTGCTTGTCCGAAAGGTGCCTGACAACCAGCAG TTCTTAGACCTTCGAGTAGCTGTGCTAGGGAATGTGGACTCAGGGAAGTCAACACTGTTGGGTGTCCTAACGCAAGGAGAGCTGGACAATGGGCGGGGCAGAGCACGCCTCAACCTCTTCCGGCATCTCCATGAAATCCAGTCAGGAAGAACATCGAGCATCAGCTTTGAGATCCTTGGCTTCAACAGCAAAGGAGAG GTGGTAAATTACAGTGACTCCCGGACAGCAGAAGAGATCTGTGAGAGTTCTTCCAAAATGATCACTTTCATTGACCTGGCTGGCCACCACAAGTATCTGAAAACAACCATCTTTGGCCTCACCAGCTACTGCCCAGACTTTGCCATGCTGGTGGTTAGTGCCAACACTGGCATTG CGGGCACAACACGAGAGCACTTGGGCTTGGCCATGGCCCTCAAGGTCCCCTTCTTCATTGTCATCAGCAAAGTCGACTTGTGTTCAAAAGCCACCGTGGAACGGACAGTGAAGCAGCTGGAACGAATCCTgaagcagccaggctgcaaCAAGCTCCCCCTGCTTGTGAATTCAGATGATGATGCAGTTACAGCAGCACAACAGTTTGCACAATCTCCCAA CATCACCCCAATCTTCACACTGTCCAGTGTTTCTGGAGAGAACCTGGATCTCTTGAAAGTCTTCCTCAACATCCTCCCTCCACTGACCAACAGTAAAGAGCAGGAAGAATTAATGCAGCAACATACAGAATTTCAG GTTGATGAGATTTATACGGTGCCAGAGGTGGGAACTGTTGTAGGAGGAACTCTGTCAAG TGGGATCTGCCGAGAAGGGGAGAACTTGGTGGTTGGTCCCACTGACGACGGGAAGTTCCTTCGGCTGAAGGTGTGCAGCATCCAGCGGAACCGCTCTGCCTGCCGCGTGCTGCGCGCTGGGCAGGCAGCCACGCTGGCCCTCGGACCCTTCGACCGCTCCCTGCTGCGCAAG GGCATGGTGATGGTGAGCCCAGAAATGAACCCCACCATCTGCTCAGTGTTTGAAGCCGAGATCGTGCTGTTATTCCATGCCACAACTTTCCGGAAGGGGTTTCAGGTGACGGTGCATGTGGGGAATGTGCGACAGACAGCTATTGTAGAGAAGATCCATGGAAAG gacaAGCTGCGGACAGGAGAGAAGGCAGTTGTCTGTTTCAGGTTCATCAAGCATCCTGAATACTTGAAGATTGGAGCCAAACTACTTTTCCGTGAAGGAGTCACCAAAGGCATTGGGCATGTCACTAACCTCCAAGCCATCACCACCAAAGAAAACAGCCTGGAGGAGTCCCTGGGGCCTGGACAGCTGAGCTTCTGA